Proteins from a single region of Equus asinus isolate D_3611 breed Donkey chromosome 17, EquAss-T2T_v2, whole genome shotgun sequence:
- the LOC106844046 gene encoding olfactory receptor 5T7-like — MKNVTEVTIFVLKGFTENFELQIILFFLFLAIYLLTLTGNLGLIMLVIGDSRLHNPMYYFLSVLSSVDACYSSVITPNMLVDFMSNNKVISFTGCASQMFLAITFGTTECFLLAAMAYDRYVAIYNPLLYLLRMSPRVYVPLIIASYVGGILHATLHTVATFSLSFCGTNEIRHIFCDIAPLLAISCSDTHTNHLLVFYFVGFIEIVTILIVLISYGFIFLVILRMHSAEGRKKVFSTCGSHLTGVSVFHGTVLFMYVRPSSSYALDHDMIVSIFYTIVIPMLNPIIYSLRNRDVKEAIQKILKLLYQEKAIKFFLFIKQSYYYVKLVILL; from the coding sequence atgaagaatgtcactgaaGTTACTATATTTGTACTGAAGGGCTTTACAGAGAATTTCGAACTACAAATCatcttattcttcctttttctagcAATATATCTTCTTACTCTGACAGGAAATTTGGGACTGATTATGTTGGTTATTGGGGATTCCCGGCTACACAATCCCATGTACTATTTTCTGAGTGTGTTATCATCTGTGGATGCCTGCTATTCCTCAGTAATTACTCCAAACATGTTAGTAGATTTTATGTCAAACAATAAAGTCATTTCATTCACTGGATGTGCATCACAGATGTTTCTCGCTATTACTTTTGGGACCACAGAATGCTTTCTCTTGGCTGCAATGGCATATGATCGCTATGTAGCCATCTACAACCCTCTCCTGTATTTACTTAGGATGTCACCAAGAGTCTATGTTCCACTCATCATTGCTTCCTATGTCGGTGGCATCTTGCATGCTACTTTACACACGGTGGCTACTTTTAGTCTATCCTTCTGTGGAACCAATGAAATTAGACATATCTTTTGTGACATTGCTCCTCTCTTAGctatttcttgttctgacacTCACACAAATCACCTTCTAGTCTTTTACTTTGTGGGATTTATTGAGATAGTTACTATCCTGATCGTCCTCATTTCCTatggtttcattttcttggtgATTCTGAGGATGCATTCTgctgaagggaggaaaaaagtctTTTCTACATGTGGTTCTCATCTAACTGGAGTGTCAGTTTTTCATGGTACAGTTCTGTTCATGTACGTGAGACCAAGTTCCAGCTATGCTTTGGATCATGACATGATAGTGTCAATATTTTACACTATTGTGATTCCCATGCTGAATCCCATCATCTATAGTTTGAGGAACAGAGATGTAAAAGAGGCaatacaaaaaat